GACCACATACAAGGCAAGCACTTCAAACATGGTTCCCCCTGGGTTGCGGACCAACGACATGCCGGCCCCTGAAAATTGGTTGGACCAATTTTTGAACCAGTCGCGCCATCTTGTCAACGAAGGAAACGGTTTCCCTTGCAATCCGGGACAAAGCACAGAATGAAGAAGCGGCCGCATGGATTTCAACCCAAAGGACCGACCATGGGACACATCGCCAGCAAGGACATCTACCGCCAACTGGGCCGACGCCTGGACCAGGCTCCGGTGCGCACGCCCTGGACCCCAGTCTTTCAGGATCTGGTCCGCGAACTCTACACACCGGCCGAGGCCGAACTGATCATTCGCCTGCCCTATCGGCCCGCGACACTCTCCCGCATTGCCCGCATGACCAGAAAGCCCGAAAACGAGCTCCGGGCCGGCCTCGACGGCCTCTGCGCCAAGGGACTGGTCATGGATATCTGGAATGGCGAGGAATACCTGTACATGGTCAGCCCCATCGTCATCGGCTTCTTTGAATTCACGATGATGCGCACGGGGACGGACCTGCCGGCAAAACGCTGGGCCGAGCTGTTCTCGGCCTATATGTTCGGAGACACGAAATTCCTGGACACGAATTTCGGCGACGGGCAACGGGTCTCGGTCATGCGCGCCCTGCCCCACGAGGAAACCCTGGGCGAGCATGTGGAAATCCTGGACTACGAAAAGGCCTCGGCCCTCGTCGAGGAGCACACGGAGTTTTCCGTGGGTCTGTGCTCCTGTCGCCACGAAAAACATCATCTGGGGCACCCGCCCTGCCGCGCGCCCATGGAGACCTGCACGTCCATGGGCTCGGCGGCCCGTTTCCTGATCCGCAACGGATTCGCCCGGCCCATCGACAAGACGGAAATGCGCGACATCCTGGCCAGATCCCGCGATCTGGGCCTGACCCTGTCCACGGACAATGTGCGCCAGGACGCCGGCTTCATCTGTCACTGCTGCGGCTGCTGCTGTAACCTCCTCCAGGGCGTGCGCGAGACGGGCTACACGGGCATCCTGGTCACTTCCAGCTTCGTGGCCGGAATCAACGCCAGGGACTGCGTCGGCTGCGGCCTGTGCGCCAAGGCCTGTCCGGTGAACGCCATCACGATGGACACCGTGGAGGAAAACGGACGCACGAAAAAACTGGCCCGCGTGACTGAAATCTGTCTGGGCTGCGGAGTCTGCGCCCTGGCCTGTCCGACCAAGGCCATCACCCTCCGGGCCCGGCCGCAAAAAGTCCTGCATCCGGAGGACAGCTTCGAACGGGTCATGCTCCAGGCCCTGGAGCGGAACACCTTCCAGACCTTCCTCTTCGACAACCCTCAAAGCCGGACCCAGGCCTTCATGCGCGCCCTGGTCGGCGGCTTTCTAAAATTGCCGCCCGTCAAACGGGCGCTTCTGGGCGACAAACTGCGTTCCCGCTTTCTGGCCGCCCTGCGCCGGGCAGCGGGCTAACCCAATGTGCCCGCGCCCAGACGGCAAACCGTGCCAAACGCGGGCAGGGGCATCACAAAACAAGACACCGTAACCCGCTCCTCGGGGACGACGAGCTTGGGCTGACCGGGTACGAAAAAGGCAACCTGCCCGCCGCCGAACTCCACGGCAATGGGTGCCGGCTCGCGCGACTCTCCATCGCACGGATTTATTCTCAAGAGCGGGGACAGGCGTCGCGTTCTTCCATTTTCCAGCACAACGTCAAAGGCATGGGCCGTGGTGACAAGGCCGAGCACGGCCCCATTTTGACGAAAACGCAATGAATTGCGGTCACCGCAGATGCCCACGGCATCCGAATCATAGGCCACAAGCGGACCAATGGGCGTGGGCACGACCGTCGGGCCGGCTGGTTCCAGGGAGGCCAGCACGCCGCTGTCGTCCCAGGAAATCCCGACGCGGGTCAGGATCGACCCCACCGGACCCGGCACGGCCAGGGTTGTTCCGGGCCACAGGGTCAGACTGCGCGGCCGGCCGTTTGGAGCGAAATAGGCGGACACCAGCGAGGCATGAATCCGGCCCAAGGGCGTGTCCAAGGCCAGGGAGCGGACCAGCTTCCCCTCATCCTCCTGGGTCCAATACCCACTTAGGGCGCCGTTGAGCGGAAAAACCCGCTTAAGCGCGCCGTCCTCGTA
This portion of the Deltaproteobacteria bacterium genome encodes:
- a CDS encoding 4Fe-4S dicluster domain-containing protein, whose product is MGHIASKDIYRQLGRRLDQAPVRTPWTPVFQDLVRELYTPAEAELIIRLPYRPATLSRIARMTRKPENELRAGLDGLCAKGLVMDIWNGEEYLYMVSPIVIGFFEFTMMRTGTDLPAKRWAELFSAYMFGDTKFLDTNFGDGQRVSVMRALPHEETLGEHVEILDYEKASALVEEHTEFSVGLCSCRHEKHHLGHPPCRAPMETCTSMGSAARFLIRNGFARPIDKTEMRDILARSRDLGLTLSTDNVRQDAGFICHCCGCCCNLLQGVRETGYTGILVTSSFVAGINARDCVGCGLCAKACPVNAITMDTVEENGRTKKLARVTEICLGCGVCALACPTKAITLRARPQKVLHPEDSFERVMLQALERNTFQTFLFDNPQSRTQAFMRALVGGFLKLPPVKRALLGDKLRSRFLAALRRAAG